The following proteins come from a genomic window of Mustela lutreola isolate mMusLut2 chromosome 6, mMusLut2.pri, whole genome shotgun sequence:
- the LOC131834664 gene encoding spermatogenesis-associated protein 31D1-like, with translation MGAKRRRKGGTLEGDRWHRREAEDTRKLISVLRSPLGRHHDTIHFRQLLCPDPSCEVCNSATAEINQLVFLQALEDSTPLTSTAPVTTSSFTRSPDFSAVPPGDLISAPLPKPSPPPASIFSPNPVIPVADFFAPSPPGDPLPPKPFPPLDSKFPRDHFPPQPLAFPSVQPHHAHTVGRSVQTETVSLSTTFSLDPTLSQDVSPLPELSQRVNPTETFARHPTPPTRSASPAPDCNLTVPQSKPISISRKPVPQSSPPDSSGGLSPYVSKIVGIDPSNLSILDLPWWQTHAKGFFPSTLAPRDFRQEVLALHSSEASSRGDPGAKLVEPGDLSLLSPDALALLEKQRQKRSDFLLWKQSKGSFAKQTIVDTHDLASSLPFWSTRNTSKELHMHQQRPYPTTWQEGHLQQTPIQLFWGLQTPPSESFFPAADASDRIWNASPEQESPVVPHPLPPSLPENPPQLLPQTPPLPSPPVQPQAHLQSPIPILPSGPLPDIKICGVCLHRPRNEPENLTPTEMQHLEWNVLQKVQKRVWGLPTLVQRSQEDYCPSAPNPSLSHKATKAQVVISIPPGQFPLNEELRRKLESHLRKRLIQHRWGIPRRIYESLALMSRPSTLSQLPESQRFRGRSWIPKSPSKLNDTESVSDEDSEKLHLEDGELDKDNDNLKRGQEHSPENGPKEDLLSDLESSSDKDMGHDSDSKLTSPSENSSTVSVETVGQTKLENVLKIHLHKKSEEVSEGHLPETVHHSWNTIQQTSLPSQKSQAEITQRRLPPSEFEVNTCQELPFVEPRVQQMLESHLKRFRWRMLWGLPSRVLESIEIFKSRKATSPCSPSCSTKLIPAANSKPGGVSPLRGSLRSLHADKAGTANSASILDHPRPAASTVGKEERRIPRQLSSNIHLLVEDVPKMKHERQTLKPVKHVTIANRWPPKPPARQ, from the exons ATGGG agccaagaggagaaggaaaggtggGACTCTGGAAG GTGACAGATGGCACCGAAGAGAAGCGGAAGACACCCGGAAGCTGATCTCTGTTTTAAGAAG CCCCCTCGGCCGGCATCATGATACCATCCACTTTCGTCAACTGTTATGTCCAGACCCCTCTTGTGAGGTGTGTAATAGCGCAACGGCTGAGATCAATCAGCTGGTGTTCCTGCAGGCGCTGGAAGATTCGACTCCCTTGACTTCCACAGCTCCTGTGACTACTTCATCGTTCACTCGCTCCCCTGACTTCTCAGCAGTCCCTCCAGGAGACCTAATATCAGCTCCTCTTCCTAAGCCTTCCCCACCACCTGCTTCCATCTTCTCACCTAACCCAGTGATCCCTGTGGCAGACTTTTTTGCACCCTCGCCACCGGGTGATCCTTTGCCACCAAAGCCTTTTCCTCCCTTGGATTCCAAATTCCCAAGGGATCatttcccaccccagccccttgcCTTTCCTTCTGTCCAACCACATCACGCCCATACAGTGGGCCGTAGTGTCCAGACAGAGACCGTGTCTCTAAGTACCACCTTCTCTCTGGACCCTACCCTTTCCCAAGATGTCAGCCCCTTACCGGAGTTGTCTCAGAGGGTGAATCCCACTGAGACCTTTGCTCGTCATCCCACACCACCAACCCGGTCTGCTTCACCAGCGCCAGACTGCAATTTAACTGTGCCTCAATCCAAACCGATTTCCATCTCAAGGAAGCCTGTTCCACAGAGCTCACCCCCAGATAGCTCTGGTGGGTTGTCTCCTTATGTCTCCAAAATCGTAGGCATTGACCCCTCCAACTTGTCAATTTTAGACCTCCCTTGGTGGCAAACTCATGCCAAAGGCTTCTTCCCTTCAACCCTGGCTCCACGTGATTTCCGTCAAGAAGTCCTGGCCCTCCATTCTTCAGAGGCTTCTTCCAGGGgagaccctggagccaaacttgTAGAGCCTGGTGACCTCTCACTTCTCAGTCCTGATGCCCTGGCACTTctagagaaacaaaggcaaaagaggaGTGACTTCCTCCTGTGGAAGCAATCAAAGGGATCTTTTGCAAAACAAACAATTGTTGATACCCATGATTTGGCAtcgtcccttcctttctggaGCACCAGAAACACATCAAAGGAGCTGCATATGCATCAGCAGCGCCCATATCCTACAACCTGGCAAGAGGGCCATTTACAGCAAACCCCCATCCAGCTCTTCTGGGGTCTCCAAACTCCACCTAGCGAGTCCTTCTTCCCTGCTGCCGATGCCTCAGATCGCATCTGGAATGCCTCCCCAGAGCAGGAATCCCCAGTAGTTCCCCATCCACTTCCTCCATCCTTGCCTGAGAACCCGCCTCAACTCCTGCCTCAAACCCCGCCCTTACCTAGCCCTCCTgtccagccccaggcccacctTCAATCCCCAATCCCAATCCTGCCATCTGGTCCTCTACCTGACATCAAGATCTGTGGAGTGTGTCTTCACAGACCTCGGAACGAACCGGAGAATCTCACTCCAACAGAAATGCAACATCTGGAGTGGAACGTGTTGCAGAAGGTACAGAAACGTGTGTGGGGTTTACCCACTCTCGTCCAACGATCCCAGGAGGACTACTGTCCTTCAGCTCCTAACCCTTCTCTCAGCCACAAGGCCACCAAGGCCCAAGTGGTCATCTCTATCCCCCCTGGACAGTTTCCTCTGAATGAAGAGCTTCGGAGAAAACTTGAGAGTCACCTTCGAAAGAGGCTCATCCAACACCGGTGGGGCATTCCCCGCAGGATTTATGAGTCTCTCGCGCTGATGAGCCGTCCCAGTACACTTTCTCAGCTACCTGAGTCGCAGCGCTTTCGTGGACGCTCATGGATCCCTAAGAGTCCGAGCAAATTGAATGACACTGAAAGCGTCAGTGACGAGGACTCAGAAAAGCTTCATCTAGAGGACGGTGAACTGGACAAGGACAATGACAACCTGAAGAGGGGTCAGGAACACAGCCCAGAGAATGGCCCAAAAGAGGATCTGTTGAGTGACCTAGAGAGCTCTTCAGATAAGGACATGGGCCATGATTCTGACAGTAAACTTACTAGTCCATCAGAGAACAGCTCCACGGTGTCTGTGGAGACTGTAGGTCAGACAAAACTGGAAAATGTCCTGAAAATACATTTGCACAAAAAATCTGAGGAAGTCAGTGAGGGTCATCTCCCTGAGACTGTGCATCATTCATGGAATACAATACAGCAGACATCACTTCCTTCTCAGAAATCCCAGGCTGAAATTACACAAAGACGTTTGCCACCATCAGAGTTTGAGGTGAATACCTGCCAGGAGCTTCCCTTTGTGGAACCTCGTGTACAACAGATGCTGGAATCCCATCTTAAAAGGTTTCGTTGGAGGATGCTATGGGGCCTTCCCTCCAGGGTCCTTGAATCCATAGAGATCTTTAAGTCAAGAAAGGCCACATCTCCCTGTAGCCCTTCCTGCTCCACCAAACTGATTCCTGCAGCAAATTCTAAACCTGGGGGCGTCAGCCCCCTTAGAGGAAGCTTGAGATCTCTCCATGCAGACAAAGCAGGAACGGCAAATTCAGCCTCCATTCTGGATCATCCTCGCCCTGCGGCCTCAACTGTGGGCAAGGAAGAGCGGAGAATTCCGAGGCAATTATCCTCCAATATCCATCTGCTTGTAGAGGATGTTCCAaaaatgaagcatgagagacagACTCTTAAACCTGTCAAACATGTCACCATAGCCAACAGGTGGCCCCCAAAGCCGCCGGCAAGACAATGA